Proteins encoded together in one Pseudomonas oryzicola window:
- a CDS encoding tetratricopeptide repeat protein, which yields MFFQLRREEVVDVAGLQAMLEESPGKAAQAILAAAGQGAVEAQLLLGQILLDGRGIQADAAVARRWFGIAAQGGSAMAHNMLGRCLEHGWGGEPSQAQAAIHYARAADAGLDWGLYNLGNLLATGRGIPANQAQALMCYEKAAHMGHAKSMNLYGRYLEQGIATAPNPTRAVRWYRRSAEAGDFRGMFSLAMVLVERGQVADAAPWLERARVEGNMNFLRSALVTLQGAGPVLMGFAARYAEEIERRGE from the coding sequence GTGTTCTTTCAGTTGCGACGTGAGGAAGTGGTGGATGTGGCCGGTTTGCAGGCCATGCTGGAAGAAAGCCCTGGCAAGGCCGCCCAGGCGATCCTGGCGGCGGCAGGGCAGGGCGCGGTCGAGGCACAGTTGCTGCTGGGGCAGATCCTGCTCGACGGGCGCGGCATTCAGGCAGATGCCGCCGTCGCCAGGCGCTGGTTCGGCATCGCCGCGCAGGGCGGCAGTGCCATGGCGCACAATATGCTGGGCCGTTGCCTGGAGCATGGCTGGGGCGGTGAGCCAAGCCAGGCACAGGCGGCCATTCACTATGCGCGTGCGGCCGATGCCGGGCTGGACTGGGGGCTGTACAACCTGGGCAACTTGCTGGCCACCGGGCGCGGCATACCGGCCAACCAGGCACAGGCGCTGATGTGCTACGAGAAGGCCGCGCACATGGGGCATGCCAAGTCGATGAACCTGTACGGGCGTTACCTGGAACAAGGCATCGCCACGGCGCCCAATCCGACACGGGCGGTGCGCTGGTATCGGCGCTCGGCCGAGGCGGGGGATTTTCGTGGCATGTTCAGCCTGGCGATGGTGCTGGTCGAGCGCGGGCAGGTGGCGGATGCCGCGCCTTGGCTGGAGCGGGCGCGGGTTGAGGGGAACATGAATTTTCTGCGCAGTGCATTGGTGACCTTGCAGGGGGCGGGGCCGGTGTTGATGGGTTTTGCGGCTCGGTATGCCGAGGAAATCGAACGACGCGGGGAGTGA
- a CDS encoding osmoprotectant ABC transporter ATP-binding protein OsmV, which produces MIELKNLSKTFNVNGKDVKAVDSVSLTVNEGEICVFLGPSGCGKSTTLKMINRLITPTSGQVFINGEDTTGLDEVTLRRHIGYVIQQIGLFPNMTIEENITVVPRLLGWDKQKCHERARELMHMIKLEPKQYLQRYPRELSGGQQQRIGVIRALAAEAPVLLMDEPFGAVDPINREMIQNEFFEMQRALNKTVIMVSHDIDEAIKLGDKIAIFRAGKLLQLDHPDTLLAHPADEFVSNFVGQDSTLKRLLLVRAEDAADNAPSVSPQTPVSEALELLDEHDRRYVVVADAQNKALGYVRRRDMHRQQGTCGDFLRPFNATASHDEHLRILLSRMYEFNRAWLPVLDAEQVFLGEVTQESIAAYLSSGRSRGAKTSIVSPAEAVTS; this is translated from the coding sequence ATGATCGAATTGAAGAACCTCAGCAAAACCTTCAACGTCAACGGCAAGGACGTCAAAGCCGTCGACTCGGTAAGCCTCACCGTCAACGAAGGTGAGATCTGCGTGTTCCTCGGCCCCTCGGGCTGCGGCAAGAGCACTACCCTGAAAATGATCAACCGCCTGATCACGCCCACTTCCGGCCAGGTGTTCATCAATGGCGAAGACACCACCGGGCTGGACGAAGTCACCCTGCGCCGCCATATCGGCTATGTCATCCAGCAGATCGGCCTGTTCCCCAACATGACCATCGAGGAGAACATCACCGTGGTGCCGCGCCTGCTCGGCTGGGACAAACAGAAGTGCCATGAACGCGCCCGCGAGCTGATGCACATGATCAAGCTGGAGCCCAAGCAGTACCTGCAGCGCTACCCGCGCGAGCTGTCCGGCGGTCAGCAGCAGCGTATCGGCGTGATCCGCGCCTTGGCGGCGGAAGCGCCGGTGCTGCTGATGGACGAGCCGTTCGGTGCGGTCGACCCGATCAACCGCGAGATGATCCAGAACGAATTCTTCGAGATGCAGCGGGCGTTGAACAAGACCGTGATCATGGTCAGCCACGATATCGACGAAGCGATCAAGCTGGGCGACAAGATCGCCATCTTCCGCGCCGGCAAGCTGTTGCAGCTGGACCATCCGGACACCTTGCTGGCGCACCCGGCGGATGAGTTCGTGAGCAATTTCGTCGGCCAGGACAGCACCCTCAAGCGCCTGCTGCTGGTGCGTGCGGAGGATGCGGCGGACAACGCGCCATCGGTGAGCCCGCAGACGCCAGTAAGCGAGGCGCTGGAACTGCTCGACGAGCACGACCGCCGCTACGTGGTGGTGGCCGATGCGCAGAACAAGGCGCTGGGCTACGTACGCCGGCGTGACATGCATCGCCAGCAAGGGACTTGTGGCGACTTCCTGCGGCCGTTCAATGCCACGGCGTCGCATGATGAGCATTTGCGCATCCTGCTGTCGCGGATGTACGAGTTCAACCGGGCGTGGCTGCCGGTGCTGGATGCCGAGCAGGTGTTTCTGGGCGAGGTGACGCAGGAGTCGATTGCGGCGTACCTGAGTTCGGGGCGCTCGCGGGGGGCCAAGACCAGCATTGTCTCGCCGGCCGAGGCGGTGACCTCTTGA
- a CDS encoding Fe2+-dependent dioxygenase: MLLHIPGLFVADELARIREALERADWADGKITAGYQSAKAKHNLQLPEGHPLAKEIGSALIDRLWQNPRFMSAALPHKVFPPLINCYRAGGNFGFHIDNALRQPKGSPERVRTDLSSTLFLSDPDSYDGGELVIQDTYGEQQVKLAAGDLVLYPGTSLHKVNPVTRGQRYAAFFWTQSLVREDSQRALLFEMDNAIQQLTADVPDHPSLLQLTGTYHNLLRRWAEV; encoded by the coding sequence ATGCTGCTTCACATTCCCGGCCTGTTCGTCGCCGATGAATTGGCCCGTATCCGCGAGGCGCTGGAGCGGGCCGACTGGGCTGATGGCAAGATCACGGCGGGCTACCAGTCGGCCAAGGCCAAGCACAACCTGCAACTGCCGGAAGGCCACCCGCTGGCCAAGGAGATCGGCAGCGCCCTGATCGACCGCCTCTGGCAGAACCCGCGCTTCATGTCTGCAGCCTTGCCGCACAAGGTTTTCCCGCCGCTGATCAACTGCTACCGCGCAGGCGGCAATTTCGGCTTCCACATCGACAACGCCCTGCGCCAGCCCAAGGGCAGCCCGGAGCGGGTGCGTACCGACCTGTCTTCCACGCTGTTCCTCAGCGATCCGGACAGCTACGACGGCGGCGAGCTGGTGATCCAGGACACCTATGGCGAGCAGCAGGTCAAGCTGGCTGCCGGTGACCTGGTGCTGTACCCCGGCACCAGCCTGCACAAGGTCAACCCGGTGACCCGTGGCCAGCGTTACGCCGCGTTCTTCTGGACCCAGAGCCTGGTGCGCGAGGACAGCCAGCGGGCGTTGCTCTTCGAAATGGACAATGCCATCCAGCAACTGACTGCCGATGTGCCGGACCATCCATCACTGCTGCAGTTGACCGGCACCTACCACAATCTGCTGCGCCGCTGGGCCGAGGTCTGA
- a CDS encoding TonB-dependent siderophore receptor — translation MNNNKPLPRLRALALTLMVSAVAAGSQAAETGNTIQIQAQPLASALNQLGQQTNLQLFFSPELVAGKQAPAVSGQLAPEQALQQLLQGSGLTYEMSQGTVVLKAAQADGALTTGSLELAPTDIKVVGDWLGDAQQSVVQNHPGARTVVRREAMVEKGAMNVRDVLRGIPGVQVQDSNGTGGSDLSLNVGVRGLTSRLSPRSTVLIDGIPAAFAPYGQPQLSMAPISSGNLDSIDVVRGAGSVRYGPQNVGGVINFVTRAIPEKPSAELSTTLETSRHGGWKHTESAFVGGTADNGMGVALLYTGVNGNGYRESNNGNDIDDVILKTHWAPTDVDEFWLNFHYYDGRADMPGGLTQAQYDSNPYQSLRDYDYFAGRRKDVSFKWQRQLDDATQFEVLTYYTDSFRGSAIASRDMKTLSTYPRNYHTFAIEPRLSRIFFAGPTTQEVSVGYRYLKEAMREQSTRLGLVDNVPTPVPGSDGHVFQDRSGGTEASAYYIDDKIDVGNWTITPGLRFEHINTDWRDRPVLGANGKPVAEKNRSITSNEPLPALSVMYHISDAWKLFANYETSFGSLQYFQLGQGGTGNSTANGLEPEKAKTYEIGTRYDNGSFAAELTAFYIDFDDELQYISNDVGWTNLGATKHQGIEASVRYDLAGLDPRLDGLSVSGGYTYTRATYEGDIPGFEGRDLPFYSRQVATAGVRYAVNHWTWNLDAYAQSKQRAPGTGINADGSFNGDYITEPSADGQYGDIPGYVTWHARGGYEFGPQMSNLKLAAGVKNLFDKQYFTRSSDNNAGIYVGEPRTFYVQASVGF, via the coding sequence GTGAACAACAACAAGCCCCTCCCACGCTTGCGCGCCCTGGCCTTGACCCTGATGGTCAGTGCCGTGGCCGCCGGCAGCCAGGCCGCAGAAACTGGCAACACCATCCAGATCCAGGCACAACCGTTGGCTTCGGCACTGAATCAGCTGGGTCAGCAGACCAACCTGCAGCTGTTCTTCAGCCCCGAGCTGGTGGCTGGCAAGCAGGCGCCGGCAGTGTCCGGCCAGCTGGCGCCCGAGCAGGCGCTTCAGCAGTTGTTGCAAGGCAGCGGCCTGACCTACGAGATGTCCCAGGGCACCGTGGTGCTCAAAGCGGCCCAGGCCGATGGCGCCCTCACCACCGGTAGCCTGGAGCTGGCGCCCACCGACATCAAGGTGGTGGGTGACTGGCTGGGTGATGCCCAGCAGAGCGTGGTGCAGAACCACCCCGGCGCGCGCACCGTGGTACGCCGCGAGGCGATGGTGGAGAAGGGCGCAATGAACGTGCGCGACGTGCTGCGCGGCATCCCGGGCGTGCAGGTGCAGGACTCCAACGGCACCGGCGGCAGCGACCTGTCGCTGAACGTGGGCGTTCGCGGCCTGACTTCGCGCCTGTCGCCACGCTCCACGGTGCTGATCGATGGCATCCCGGCGGCCTTCGCCCCCTATGGCCAGCCGCAACTGTCGATGGCGCCGATTTCCTCGGGCAACCTCGACAGCATCGACGTGGTGCGTGGCGCCGGTTCCGTGCGTTATGGCCCGCAGAACGTCGGTGGGGTGATCAACTTCGTTACCCGGGCAATCCCCGAGAAGCCCTCGGCCGAGCTGTCCACCACCCTGGAAACCTCCCGGCATGGCGGCTGGAAGCACACCGAGTCCGCCTTCGTCGGCGGTACGGCGGACAACGGCATGGGCGTGGCGCTGCTGTACACCGGGGTGAATGGCAACGGCTACCGTGAAAGCAACAATGGCAACGACATCGACGACGTCATCCTCAAGACGCACTGGGCACCGACCGACGTTGACGAGTTCTGGCTCAACTTCCACTACTACGACGGCCGTGCCGACATGCCTGGCGGCCTGACCCAGGCGCAATACGACAGCAACCCGTACCAGTCGCTGCGCGACTACGACTACTTCGCTGGCCGGCGCAAGGACGTGTCGTTCAAGTGGCAGCGCCAGCTCGACGACGCCACCCAGTTCGAAGTGCTGACCTACTACACCGACAGCTTTCGCGGCAGCGCCATTGCCTCGCGGGACATGAAGACTCTGTCGACCTACCCGCGCAATTACCATACCTTCGCCATCGAGCCGCGGCTGTCACGCATCTTCTTCGCCGGTCCCACCACCCAGGAAGTCAGCGTGGGCTACCGCTACCTGAAGGAAGCGATGCGCGAACAGTCGACGCGCCTCGGCCTGGTCGACAACGTGCCGACCCCCGTGCCGGGCTCCGACGGCCATGTGTTCCAGGACCGCAGCGGGGGGACCGAGGCCAGCGCCTACTACATCGACGACAAGATCGACGTGGGTAACTGGACCATCACCCCGGGCCTGCGCTTCGAGCACATCAATACCGACTGGCGCGATCGCCCGGTGCTCGGTGCCAACGGCAAGCCGGTGGCGGAGAAGAACCGCAGCATCACCAGCAACGAGCCGCTGCCGGCGCTGAGCGTGATGTACCACATCTCGGATGCATGGAAGCTGTTCGCCAACTACGAGACCTCGTTCGGCAGCCTGCAGTACTTCCAGCTGGGCCAGGGTGGTACCGGCAACAGCACGGCCAATGGCCTGGAGCCGGAAAAGGCCAAGACCTACGAAATCGGTACGCGCTATGACAATGGCAGTTTTGCCGCTGAGCTGACGGCGTTCTACATCGATTTCGACGACGAACTGCAGTACATCAGCAACGACGTGGGCTGGACCAACCTGGGCGCGACCAAGCACCAGGGTATCGAGGCCTCGGTGCGCTATGACCTGGCCGGGTTGGACCCGCGTCTGGACGGGCTGTCGGTGAGCGGTGGCTACACCTATACCCGCGCCACTTATGAAGGGGACATTCCTGGCTTCGAGGGTCGTGACCTGCCGTTCTATTCACGCCAGGTGGCCACTGCAGGTGTGCGTTACGCGGTCAACCACTGGACCTGGAACCTGGATGCCTACGCGCAATCCAAGCAGCGCGCGCCGGGTACCGGGATCAACGCCGATGGCAGCTTCAACGGCGACTACATCACCGAGCCGAGTGCCGATGGGCAGTATGGCGACATTCCGGGTTATGTGACCTGGCATGCCCGTGGCGGGTATGAGTTCGGGCCCCAGATGTCCAACCTGAAGCTGGCGGCGGGGGTGAAGAACCTGTTCGACAAGCAGTACTTCACCCGCTCCAGCGACAACAATGCCGGCATATATGTGGGGGAGCCGCGGACCTTCTATGTGCAGGCCAGTGTAGGGTTCTGA
- a CDS encoding type III PLP-dependent enzyme: MSIQVEDYFARDTFQKMKAFADKQETPFVLIDTQMISQAYDDLRAGFEFAKVYYAVKANPAVEIIDLLKEKGSNFDIASIYELDKVLGRGVTAERISYGNTIKKSKDIRYFYEKGVRLYATDSEADLRNIAKAAPGSKVYVRILTEGSTTADWPLSRKFGCQTDMAMDLLILARDLGLVPYGISFHVGSQQRDISVWDAAIAKVKVIFERLKEEDGIELKLINMGGGFPANYITRTNSLETYAEEIIRFLKEDFGDDLPEIILEPGRSLIANAGILVSEVVLVARKSRTAVERWIYTDVGKFSGLIETMDESIKFPIWTEKKGETEEVVIAGPTCDSADIMYEHYKYGLPLNLAIGDRLYWLSTGAYTTSYSAVEFNGFPPLKAYYL, encoded by the coding sequence ATGTCGATCCAGGTCGAAGACTATTTCGCGCGTGACACCTTCCAGAAAATGAAGGCGTTCGCCGACAAGCAGGAAACCCCGTTCGTACTCATCGATACCCAGATGATCAGCCAGGCCTATGACGACCTGCGCGCGGGCTTCGAGTTCGCCAAGGTGTACTACGCGGTCAAGGCCAACCCGGCCGTCGAGATCATCGACCTGCTCAAGGAAAAAGGCTCGAATTTCGACATCGCCTCGATCTACGAGCTCGACAAAGTGCTGGGCCGCGGAGTCACCGCCGAGCGCATCAGCTACGGCAACACCATCAAGAAGTCCAAGGACATCCGTTACTTCTACGAGAAGGGCGTGCGCCTGTATGCCACCGACTCGGAAGCCGACCTGCGCAACATCGCCAAGGCCGCGCCGGGCTCGAAAGTGTACGTGCGCATCCTCACCGAAGGTTCCACCACTGCCGACTGGCCGCTGTCGCGCAAGTTCGGCTGCCAGACCGACATGGCCATGGACCTGCTGATCCTCGCCCGCGACCTGGGCCTGGTGCCCTATGGCATCTCCTTCCACGTGGGCTCGCAGCAGCGCGACATCAGCGTTTGGGACGCAGCCATTGCCAAGGTCAAGGTGATCTTCGAGCGCCTGAAGGAAGAAGACGGCATCGAGCTGAAGCTGATCAACATGGGTGGCGGCTTCCCGGCCAACTACATCACCCGTACCAACAGCCTGGAAACCTATGCCGAAGAGATCATCCGCTTCCTCAAGGAAGACTTCGGTGACGACTTGCCGGAAATCATCCTCGAACCAGGCCGTTCGCTGATTGCCAACGCCGGTATCCTGGTCAGCGAAGTGGTGCTGGTTGCACGCAAGTCGCGCACTGCCGTCGAGCGCTGGATCTACACCGACGTGGGCAAGTTCTCCGGCCTGATCGAAACCATGGACGAGTCCATCAAATTCCCGATCTGGACCGAGAAGAAAGGCGAGACCGAAGAAGTGGTCATCGCCGGCCCGACCTGCGACAGCGCCGACATCATGTACGAGCACTACAAGTACGGCCTGCCGCTGAACCTGGCCATCGGTGACCGCCTGTACTGGCTGTCGACCGGCGCCTACACCACCAGCTACAGCGCAGTGGAATTCAACGGCTTCCCGCCGCTGAAGGCTTACTACCTGTAA
- a CDS encoding ABC transporter permease encodes MSLLDTFAHLDWAQVLQLTWQHIMLVGVAVGLAIIVGVPLGILMTRFPAVAGPLQASATVLLTIPSIALFGLLLPFYSRFGQGLGPLPAITAVFLYSLLPIMRNTYLALTNVEPGIREAARGIGMTFGQRLRMVELPIAVPVILAGVRTAVVMNIGVMTIAATIGAGGLGVLILTSISRSDMSMLLVGAVLVSLLAIVADLLLQTLQRALTPEGLRP; translated from the coding sequence ATGAGCCTGCTCGACACGTTCGCCCACCTCGACTGGGCCCAGGTACTGCAGCTGACCTGGCAACACATCATGCTGGTCGGCGTCGCCGTGGGCCTGGCGATCATCGTCGGCGTACCGCTGGGCATCCTGATGACCCGCTTCCCCGCCGTTGCCGGCCCATTGCAGGCCAGTGCCACGGTGTTGCTGACCATCCCCTCGATCGCCCTGTTCGGCCTGCTGCTGCCGTTCTACTCCAGGTTCGGCCAGGGCCTCGGGCCGCTGCCGGCGATCACTGCGGTGTTCCTCTACTCACTGCTGCCGATCATGCGCAACACCTACCTGGCTTTGACCAACGTCGAGCCCGGCATCCGTGAAGCCGCACGTGGCATCGGCATGACCTTCGGCCAGCGCCTGCGCATGGTCGAGCTGCCCATCGCGGTGCCGGTGATCCTCGCTGGCGTGCGCACCGCCGTGGTGATGAACATCGGCGTGATGACCATTGCCGCCACCATCGGCGCTGGCGGCCTGGGTGTGCTCATCCTCACCTCCATCAGCCGCAGCGACATGTCGATGCTGCTGGTCGGTGCGGTATTGGTCAGCCTGCTGGCGATCGTCGCCGACCTGCTCCTGCAAACCCTGCAACGTGCCCTGACTCCAGAAGGACTGCGCCCATGA
- a CDS encoding sigma-70 family RNA polymerase sigma factor: MSGPKGFLDYYHELIGTWTRKLRSRQQAEDLAHDAFVRVLESPGEQVEQPRAYLHQTARNIAVDTFRREDRREVLELQAFDESPVGSGDPEAYVHALELADSVERALAELPLNCRQVFIWQKLEGRTQAEIAARMGLSKNMVEKYMIRTLRHLREHLDVSA, from the coding sequence GTGTCTGGACCCAAAGGCTTCCTCGACTACTACCATGAGCTGATCGGCACCTGGACGCGCAAACTGCGCAGTCGTCAGCAGGCCGAGGACCTCGCCCATGATGCGTTTGTCCGGGTGCTGGAAAGCCCGGGCGAGCAGGTCGAGCAGCCACGCGCCTACCTGCACCAGACCGCACGCAACATCGCCGTGGATACTTTCCGCCGCGAGGACCGCCGTGAGGTACTGGAGCTGCAAGCGTTCGACGAAAGCCCGGTCGGCAGTGGCGACCCCGAGGCCTACGTGCACGCCCTGGAACTGGCCGACAGCGTCGAGCGGGCGCTGGCCGAATTGCCGCTCAACTGCCGACAGGTGTTCATCTGGCAGAAGCTCGAAGGCCGCACCCAGGCAGAGATTGCCGCGCGCATGGGGTTGAGCAAGAACATGGTCGAAAAGTATATGATCCGCACGCTCCGGCATCTGCGTGAGCACCTGGATGTGTCGGCATGA
- a CDS encoding glycine betaine ABC transporter substrate-binding protein has product MNKRIALLLGATLLFAGFAQAAEKPLVRIGARVFTEQTVLAEITAQYLRANGFDVRVTSGLGSNIARQAQETGQLDLMWEYTGVSLVSYNHIDERMPSAEATYAKVKALDAKKDLIWLTPSKFSNTYALGLPKQVAEAYPQINSISDLNQVLRDESHRNHLVALDTEFANRPDGLVGLKAMYDLQVGRANIRQMDAGLVYTAMHNNQVFAGLVYTTDGRLNAFNLKLLEDDKHYFPDYTAAPVVRKQVLDANPQLAGLLKPLAEQLDDETMRQLNAKVDVEHQNPTTVAAAFLRDHPMPGEVQP; this is encoded by the coding sequence ATGAACAAGAGAATCGCCTTGTTGCTGGGCGCGACCCTGCTGTTCGCAGGATTCGCCCAGGCAGCGGAAAAACCACTTGTCCGTATCGGCGCGCGGGTGTTCACCGAACAGACCGTACTCGCCGAAATCACCGCGCAGTACCTGCGCGCCAACGGTTTTGATGTGCGCGTCACCAGCGGCCTTGGCAGCAACATCGCACGCCAGGCCCAGGAAACCGGCCAGCTCGACCTGATGTGGGAATACACCGGCGTGTCACTGGTGTCGTACAACCATATCGACGAGCGCATGCCCAGTGCCGAGGCCACCTACGCCAAGGTCAAGGCACTGGACGCGAAGAAGGACCTGATCTGGCTGACGCCGTCGAAGTTCAGCAACACCTACGCGCTGGGCCTGCCCAAGCAGGTCGCCGAGGCTTATCCGCAGATCAACTCGATCAGCGACCTCAACCAGGTACTGCGTGACGAAAGCCACCGCAACCACCTGGTGGCGCTGGACACCGAATTCGCCAACCGCCCGGACGGCCTGGTAGGCCTGAAAGCGATGTACGACCTGCAAGTGGGCCGCGCCAACATCCGCCAGATGGATGCCGGCCTGGTCTACACCGCCATGCACAACAACCAGGTGTTCGCCGGCCTTGTGTACACCACCGATGGTCGCCTGAACGCGTTCAACCTCAAGCTGCTGGAAGACGACAAGCACTACTTCCCCGACTACACCGCCGCCCCGGTGGTGCGCAAGCAGGTGCTCGACGCCAACCCGCAACTGGCCGGCCTGCTCAAGCCACTGGCCGAGCAACTGGATGACGAAACCATGCGCCAGCTCAATGCCAAGGTCGACGTCGAACACCAGAACCCGACCACGGTGGCCGCCGCCTTCCTGCGTGACCACCCAATGCCTGGCGAGGTACAACCATGA
- a CDS encoding ABC transporter permease codes for MAKRYGKGLLGWATVLVILALLVHWIGIDTIAHYRDDLGFYLQAHLVLVLASMAAALAVGIPAGIALSRPQRVDKAERFMQLFNVGNTIPPLAVLAIALSILGIGAGPAIFALFLASLLPIVRNTYEGLKNVPASLKEAATGIGMTPRQQLWQVELPNAVPIIVGGVRVALALNVGTAPLAFLIGANSLGSLIFPGIALNNQPQLLLGAACTALLALALDAAVSFSSKRWLERGLAG; via the coding sequence GTGGCAAAACGCTACGGAAAAGGGCTGTTGGGATGGGCCACCGTGCTCGTCATCCTGGCCCTGCTGGTCCACTGGATCGGCATCGACACGATCGCGCATTATCGCGACGATCTTGGGTTCTACCTGCAAGCGCACCTGGTACTGGTGCTGGCTTCGATGGCGGCGGCGCTGGCCGTGGGCATCCCCGCCGGCATTGCCTTGAGTCGACCGCAGCGGGTCGACAAAGCCGAGCGCTTCATGCAGTTGTTCAACGTTGGTAACACCATCCCTCCCCTGGCCGTTCTGGCCATCGCCCTGAGTATCCTGGGCATCGGCGCCGGGCCCGCGATCTTCGCGCTGTTCCTCGCCTCCCTCCTGCCCATCGTGCGCAACACCTACGAGGGCCTGAAAAACGTCCCTGCCTCGCTCAAGGAAGCCGCCACCGGCATCGGCATGACCCCGCGCCAGCAACTCTGGCAGGTGGAGCTGCCCAACGCCGTGCCGATCATCGTCGGCGGCGTGCGCGTGGCCCTGGCATTGAACGTGGGCACCGCACCGCTGGCATTCCTGATTGGCGCCAACAGCCTGGGCAGCCTGATCTTCCCCGGCATCGCCCTGAACAACCAGCCACAACTGCTGCTGGGGGCTGCCTGCACCGCACTGCTGGCGCTGGCGCTGGACGCAGCGGTGAGTTTCTCCAGCAAGCGCTGGCTGGAACGTGGCCTGGCTGGATAA
- a CDS encoding FecR family protein, with protein MEQHGSETVREQAAAWFARVQDAPRDAGLQAQLRAWLEGDRRHREEYEQLACLWQAADLIPRQRLEALARPAPVPQSSRRRLVRMALAATLGAVAVGLGWGGWQYQQLNHQGGLQTAFNERRQVELPDGSYLELNGSTHVQVAFSAGQRHVRLIAGEVMFTVAHDSGRPFVVDTAQGSVTVTGTRFDVRQDTAGTRVAVEQGSVRVHGRGASLAQLTAGQGSHIDAQGQVAAPYAVNAAALTAWRQGKLVFDNATLADVVAEVSRYRSQPLRVAPGKVAQLRLSSTFRSDDTDALLRALPSILPVAIKAHADGSSEIIAK; from the coding sequence ATGGAACAGCACGGTAGCGAAACCGTCCGTGAGCAGGCGGCCGCATGGTTCGCCCGCGTGCAGGATGCGCCTCGGGATGCCGGGCTGCAGGCGCAGTTGCGGGCCTGGCTGGAGGGGGACAGGCGGCACCGTGAAGAGTACGAGCAACTCGCCTGTCTGTGGCAGGCTGCCGACCTCATCCCCCGCCAGCGCCTGGAAGCGCTGGCCCGGCCGGCCCCGGTACCCCAGTCGTCACGGCGGCGCCTTGTGCGCATGGCTTTGGCCGCCACGCTGGGCGCAGTGGCGGTGGGGCTGGGCTGGGGCGGCTGGCAGTACCAGCAGCTGAATCACCAAGGCGGCCTGCAGACCGCCTTCAACGAACGCCGCCAGGTCGAATTGCCAGATGGTTCATACCTTGAACTCAACGGCAGCACCCATGTACAGGTCGCGTTCAGCGCTGGCCAGCGTCATGTCCGGCTGATCGCAGGCGAGGTGATGTTCACCGTCGCCCACGACAGTGGCAGGCCGTTCGTGGTCGACACTGCCCAAGGCAGCGTGACGGTCACCGGTACCCGTTTCGACGTCCGTCAGGACACGGCCGGCACTCGCGTGGCGGTGGAGCAGGGTTCGGTGCGCGTGCACGGCAGGGGCGCTTCGCTGGCCCAGCTTACCGCTGGCCAAGGGTCGCACATCGATGCCCAGGGCCAGGTGGCTGCCCCCTATGCGGTGAATGCCGCCGCGCTGACGGCCTGGCGCCAGGGCAAGCTGGTGTTCGACAACGCCACCCTGGCCGATGTGGTGGCGGAAGTATCCCGCTACCGCAGCCAGCCGCTGCGGGTCGCCCCCGGCAAGGTTGCCCAGCTGCGCCTGTCCAGCACGTTCCGCAGCGACGACACCGACGCCTTGCTGCGCGCCTTGCCGAGCATCCTGCCGGTGGCCATCAAGGCCCATGCCGATGGCTCCAGCGAAATAATCGCGAAATAG